From Methanosarcina lacustris Z-7289, one genomic window encodes:
- a CDS encoding AAA family ATPase → MQDLWTLKYRADTLEGLLGNEHAVRTLSELVQFGTLPHLIFYGPENSGKTTTSLALARRLYGDTWKNNFVYFNASDFFDQGKRYLVRDKRFVRFIGTDDPKKIYKSVIDLFKEIINEYAGMASIDADYKIIYIDNAESLRSDAQHALRRIMEKYSATCRFILSTTRPSKLISPLRSRGLQVFFTYVPDFLLKTHLEKISFVEKLKLSDGALDAILYLAKGNVARAVQTLQLAALRAEGAEITEEIVYEATMKGRDENVDELLDAALAGDFPRGRQLIDEMIIEKGLSGTDILEGLSEALIDSGETDSDVARLIVKISETDARLTDAASERIQLEKLISTFS, encoded by the coding sequence ATGCAGGATCTCTGGACTCTAAAATACAGGGCAGATACCCTTGAAGGACTGCTCGGAAATGAACATGCTGTAAGAACGCTTTCCGAACTGGTACAGTTCGGGACCCTACCCCACCTTATTTTTTACGGCCCTGAAAACTCAGGGAAGACAACAACTTCTCTTGCCCTTGCCAGACGACTATATGGGGACACCTGGAAAAACAATTTTGTATATTTCAATGCCTCGGACTTTTTTGATCAGGGAAAACGTTATCTTGTCCGAGACAAACGTTTTGTCCGTTTTATTGGTACCGATGATCCGAAAAAAATCTATAAAAGCGTAATAGATCTTTTTAAGGAAATCATTAACGAATATGCCGGCATGGCGTCTATTGATGCTGATTACAAAATTATCTATATCGATAATGCAGAATCCCTGAGATCAGATGCACAGCATGCTCTCAGGCGGATAATGGAAAAGTACAGTGCAACCTGCAGGTTTATTCTTTCCACTACAAGACCTTCGAAACTCATTTCTCCTCTCCGTTCAAGGGGGCTTCAGGTCTTTTTTACCTATGTTCCGGATTTTCTTCTGAAAACCCATCTTGAGAAAATCTCCTTTGTTGAAAAGCTGAAACTTTCCGATGGCGCACTTGACGCAATCCTTTATCTAGCTAAAGGGAATGTTGCAAGAGCTGTCCAGACTCTCCAGCTTGCTGCCCTGAGGGCAGAAGGTGCTGAAATTACAGAAGAAATCGTGTATGAAGCTACCATGAAAGGCAGGGACGAAAATGTAGATGAATTGCTTGATGCGGCTCTTGCCGGGGATTTCCCCAGAGGGCGCCAGCTTATAGATGAAATGATTATTGAAAAGGGGCTTTCCGGGACTGATATCCTTGAAGGGCTTTCCGAAGCTCTTATAGACTCAGGAGAAACAGATTCTGATGTTGCTCGCCTTATTGTTAAAATCTCAGAAACCGATGCCAGGCTTACAGACGCTGCCAGTGAGAGGATCCAGCTCGAAAAATTAATCTCTACATTTTCCTGA
- a CDS encoding efflux RND transporter permease subunit, which yields MAEKSLVAEVFDIVFIFVLAFACVVIPTVLQGAVLVSWGEGGAGIGFVWDPVGFFSFLLVIIAFFVVILYHSVKHYKY from the coding sequence ATGGCAGAAAAAAGCTTAGTTGCAGAGGTTTTTGACATCGTATTTATCTTTGTCCTGGCCTTCGCCTGCGTGGTTATCCCCACGGTGCTCCAGGGAGCGGTACTTGTTTCCTGGGGAGAAGGCGGGGCAGGGATAGGCTTTGTCTGGGACCCGGTTGGCTTCTTCAGTTTCTTGCTGGTAATAATTGCTTTCTTTGTTGTGATTTTGTATCACTCGGTAAAGCACTATAAGTACTGA
- a CDS encoding monomethylamine permease, which translates to MLETNDPVLEKKYHSKLNGDTFLVLGMLTLLVSVEGFVLYKILSETWEIAGNFFYLYVIFVGLLVVIETIGCLSVRNSIKKHMFEFRYYD; encoded by the coding sequence GTGTTGGAGACGAATGACCCTGTTCTTGAAAAAAAGTACCACAGCAAACTGAACGGGGACACCTTCCTTGTCCTCGGCATGCTTACCCTGCTGGTAAGCGTGGAAGGATTTGTCCTTTACAAGATTCTTTCCGAAACCTGGGAGATTGCTGGAAACTTTTTCTACCTCTACGTGATCTTCGTAGGCCTGCTGGTTGTAATAGAGACAATCGGCTGTCTGAGTGTACGCAACTCGATAAAAAAACACATGTTCGAGTTCAGGTATTACGATTGA
- a CDS encoding APC family permease, translated as MSENHESGSLVKTLRPFHVWALGVGIVLVGEYMGWNFTVAKGGVLGSLLAMLVAGTMYVMIALCASELGSSTKLAGGPYDWARLFIGPGAAASVGLAVYMEYIALEAADAIVVAFIAQSIFPELQVFPVTLLVIALLTFINYRGVVAALTLNFVLTMIAFIAIVIFFFATAFGAVDIHPEYLFQGALPNGMIGLFAALQFGPWFYLGIEGAAMCAEECKHPARAVPLGQQAGMITLLIGAAMTLYLCAVLIPADMLGVSVYPLFEAAQNSGMFIFIALLGLGTFLTCVASANGCVCDSSRSWFALSRDNYVSSWFSAVHPRYNTPYRAVIFTVPVAIGFAFSGFLDQVITFSIISGLLCYVLIPFSLIRFRNLFPETTSKVRPFVGPLQPYIAYFAIAIAITIFSTLFWGYKYNLIFAFVFYGIAYFYFSHRHKNSNIENNWTEMGWPAPRGSENASIGKEVMGVGDE; from the coding sequence ATGTCTGAAAACCATGAATCCGGCAGCTTAGTCAAGACTTTGCGGCCTTTCCATGTATGGGCCCTCGGAGTCGGGATCGTGCTGGTCGGGGAATACATGGGCTGGAACTTCACCGTTGCAAAAGGAGGAGTTCTGGGGTCCCTGCTTGCCATGCTGGTTGCAGGAACCATGTATGTCATGATTGCCCTCTGCGCCAGTGAACTCGGGTCATCAACCAAACTTGCAGGAGGCCCTTACGACTGGGCGAGGCTATTTATAGGACCCGGGGCAGCTGCCAGTGTAGGTCTTGCGGTGTACATGGAATATATCGCCCTTGAGGCGGCAGACGCCATTGTCGTTGCATTCATCGCACAGAGCATCTTCCCGGAATTGCAGGTTTTCCCTGTAACACTGCTTGTTATTGCACTTTTGACCTTCATCAATTACCGGGGCGTCGTTGCGGCTCTAACCCTTAACTTCGTCCTGACAATGATCGCTTTCATTGCAATAGTGATCTTCTTCTTTGCAACCGCTTTTGGAGCAGTAGACATCCACCCCGAATACCTTTTCCAGGGGGCTTTGCCAAACGGCATGATAGGCCTCTTTGCAGCTCTGCAATTCGGGCCGTGGTTCTACCTGGGAATAGAAGGAGCAGCAATGTGTGCCGAAGAGTGCAAGCACCCTGCAAGGGCAGTGCCTCTGGGACAACAGGCCGGAATGATCACCCTACTCATAGGAGCAGCAATGACCCTCTACCTCTGTGCAGTGCTGATCCCTGCGGACATGCTTGGTGTTTCTGTGTACCCGCTCTTTGAAGCAGCCCAGAACAGTGGTATGTTTATCTTCATCGCCCTCCTGGGACTGGGGACATTCCTGACCTGTGTTGCAAGTGCTAATGGCTGCGTTTGTGACTCGTCACGCTCCTGGTTTGCACTTTCCAGAGACAACTATGTATCGTCCTGGTTCTCGGCAGTGCACCCCAGGTACAATACCCCTTACAGGGCTGTGATCTTCACCGTACCTGTTGCAATCGGATTTGCCTTTAGCGGATTCCTGGACCAGGTCATTACCTTCTCCATTATCTCGGGACTACTCTGTTATGTCCTGATCCCCTTCTCCCTGATCCGCTTCAGGAACCTCTTCCCGGAAACAACAAGCAAAGTGCGTCCCTTTGTGGGCCCTCTTCAGCCGTATATCGCCTACTTTGCAATTGCAATCGCGATTACGATATTTTCAACGCTGTTCTGGGGCTACAAGTATAACCTGATCTTCGCCTTTGTGTTCTACGGTATTGCGTACTTCTATTTCAGCCACAGACACAAGAATTCAAATATAGAAAACAACTGGACTGAAATGGGCTGGCCCGCACCAAGAGGTTCGGAAAATGCAAGTATAGGAAAGGAGGTGATGGGTGTTGGAGACGAATGA
- a CDS encoding methyltransferase cognate corrinoid protein, whose amino-acid sequence MANQEIFDKLRDAIVNQNVAGIAQLTQEAMAAGIAPIDIITKGLSLGMKIIGDKFEAAEIYLPQIMMSAKAMSTAMEILTPELEKTKVEGEETGLAITFVAEGDIHDIGHRLVTTMIGANGFKILDLGTDVLNETVVEEATKHKGQKVLLVGSALMTTSMLGQKDLMDMLREENLKDSVKCMFGGAPVSKKWIEEIGADATAENAAEAAKVALEVMK is encoded by the coding sequence ATGGCAAACCAGGAGATTTTTGATAAGTTACGCGACGCGATCGTGAACCAGAACGTCGCAGGCATTGCACAGTTGACCCAGGAAGCCATGGCTGCAGGAATTGCACCCATTGACATTATCACAAAGGGTCTTTCCCTCGGGATGAAGATTATCGGTGACAAGTTTGAAGCTGCCGAGATTTACCTTCCCCAGATCATGATGTCTGCAAAAGCAATGAGTACTGCAATGGAAATCCTTACTCCTGAACTTGAAAAGACCAAAGTAGAAGGAGAAGAAACAGGACTTGCCATCACCTTTGTTGCAGAAGGAGACATCCACGATATCGGACACCGCCTTGTCACCACCATGATCGGAGCAAACGGATTTAAGATCCTTGACCTCGGAACCGATGTTCTTAATGAAACCGTTGTTGAAGAAGCTACTAAGCACAAAGGGCAAAAAGTCCTCCTCGTAGGCTCAGCCCTTATGACGACCTCCATGCTCGGCCAGAAAGACCTTATGGACATGCTCAGGGAGGAAAACCTCAAGGACAGCGTAAAGTGCATGTTCGGAGGAGCCCCCGTATCCAAGAAGTGGATCGAGGAAATCGGAGCAGACGCAACTGCAGAAAATGCTGCAGAAGCTGCAAAGGTAGCCCTTGAAGTTATGAAATAA
- a CDS encoding methyltransferase cognate corrinoid protein, which yields MANQEIFDKLRDAIVNQNVAGTAQLAREALDAGIPAIEIITQGLSVGMKIIGDKFEAAEVFLPQIMMSAKAMNNAMEVLTPELAKTKVEGEETGLAITFVAEGDIHDIGHRLVTTMLGANGFEILDLGVDVLNDKVIEEAAKHKGQKVLLVGSALMTTSMLGQKDLMDMLREENLRDSVKCMFGGAPVSMKWIDEIGADATAENAAEAAKVALNVMK from the coding sequence ATGGCGAACCAAGAGATTTTTGACAAGTTGCGTGATGCGATCGTTAACCAGAACGTCGCAGGCACTGCACAGTTAGCCAGGGAAGCCCTGGACGCAGGAATTCCAGCTATTGAAATTATTACGCAGGGCCTTTCCGTTGGAATGAAGATTATCGGGGACAAGTTCGAAGCCGCCGAGGTTTTCTTGCCCCAGATAATGATGTCTGCAAAAGCAATGAACAATGCAATGGAAGTCCTTACTCCTGAACTTGCAAAGACCAAAGTAGAAGGAGAAGAAACAGGACTTGCCATCACCTTTGTTGCAGAAGGAGATATTCATGACATAGGACACCGCCTTGTAACAACAATGCTCGGAGCAAACGGATTTGAGATCCTTGACCTCGGAGTAGATGTTCTTAATGACAAAGTTATAGAAGAGGCTGCAAAACACAAAGGGCAAAAAGTCCTCCTCGTAGGCTCAGCCCTTATGACGACCTCCATGCTCGGCCAGAAAGACCTTATGGACATGCTCAGGGAGGAAAACCTCAGAGACAGCGTAAAGTGCATGTTCGGAGGAGCCCCCGTATCCATGAAATGGATCGATGAGATCGGAGCGGATGCAACCGCAGAAAACGCTGCCGAAGCTGCAAAAGTTGCACTTAATGTAATGAAATAA